Proteins encoded in a region of the Patescibacteria group bacterium genome:
- a CDS encoding RNA polymerase sigma factor yields the protein MTPKQEKHQQAVLATAHHDYSKKLNAYAFFKVRNSAISEELVQSTFTKTWSYLIKGGTINRMKAFLYHILNDLIIDEYRKRKTTSLDVLRAKGFEPSTDDSQRLFNFLDGQSALLLFARLTKRYQRVMSLKYVQNLSLKEISQITGQSINNIAVQAHRGLEKLKLLYNPA from the coding sequence ATGACCCCAAAACAGGAAAAACATCAACAAGCAGTCTTGGCAACAGCCCACCACGACTACTCAAAAAAGCTTAATGCATATGCCTTTTTCAAGGTGCGCAATAGCGCGATCAGCGAAGAATTGGTGCAGTCCACTTTTACAAAAACATGGTCTTACTTAATAAAAGGAGGGACAATTAACAGAATGAAGGCTTTTCTTTATCATATTCTTAATGACCTCATTATTGATGAATATCGCAAGCGTAAAACAACATCACTTGATGTCCTTCGCGCCAAAGGTTTTGAACCAAGCACTGACGATTCCCAACGTCTTTTTAATTTTTTAGATGGACAGTCAGCTCTCCTTTTATTTGCGCGTCTTACTAAAAGATATCAAAGGGTGATGAGTCTGAAGTATGTGCAAAATTTGTCACTAAAAGAAATATCTCAAATCACAGGACAATCAATAAATAACATAGCTGTGCAAGCGCATCGAGGACTTGAAAAACTTAAACTATTATATAATCCTGCTTAA
- a CDS encoding YidC/Oxa1 family membrane protein insertase encodes MSYLIYVYNLIFYQPLFNGLIWLYNVLPGHDIGIAILVLTVAIRVILFPLYYQSIKSQKALQDIQPKVDALKKQYANDKEKMAQEMMNLYKQDKVNPFSSCLPLLIQFPFLIAVYQVFRQGLSSQGFEMLYSFVAQPDKINPIFLGFVNLAVPSLALAVLAGAAQFWQTKMLMAKKPPLVNQKEIKGSGDEKTLAVMNKQMLYFMPIFTVIIGASLPAGLTLYWFTTTLLMALQQLWMFGRHKKTETPASV; translated from the coding sequence ATGTCTTATCTAATCTACGTTTACAACTTAATTTTTTATCAGCCGCTTTTTAATGGCTTGATTTGGCTTTATAATGTTTTGCCTGGCCATGACATTGGCATAGCGATTTTAGTTTTGACTGTGGCAATCCGCGTAATCCTTTTCCCGCTTTATTACCAGTCAATCAAATCGCAAAAAGCTTTACAGGATATTCAGCCCAAAGTTGATGCTTTGAAAAAACAGTATGCCAATGATAAGGAAAAAATGGCGCAGGAAATGATGAATTTGTATAAGCAAGATAAAGTCAATCCTTTTTCATCATGCCTGCCGCTCTTGATTCAATTTCCATTTTTAATTGCTGTTTATCAGGTCTTTAGACAAGGCTTAAGCTCGCAGGGTTTTGAAATGCTTTATTCTTTTGTGGCTCAGCCAGATAAAATCAACCCCATATTTTTGGGCTTTGTTAATTTAGCTGTTCCTAGTTTGGCGCTGGCAGTCTTGGCTGGCGCGGCTCAATTCTGGCAAACAAAAATGCTGATGGCCAAAAAGCCGCCTTTAGTAAATCAGAAAGAAATAAAAGGTTCAGGAGATGAAAAAACTTTGGCTGTGATGAATAAGCAAATGCTGTATTTTATGCCGATTTTTACTGTCATTATTGGCGCCAGTTTGCCGGCTGGATTAACATTGTATTGGTTTACCACGACATTGCTCATGGCCTTGCAGCAGCTGTGGATGTTTGGACGACATAAGAAAACTGAAACACCTGCCTCCGTTTAA
- a CDS encoding ice-binding family protein encodes MKKFKMSLIVTVIGVLTVSFALGLSGPMTAQAATSPSLGDAATYGVLADTFNYNVGLTTITGVAGTSVLGYVGAFPGGGASLVVTGNTEVNNAARTTAGTAQNAALNNVVDGLNIQPCTSIGAIVALDAIDIDGAGPLPPGTFTPGCYSSTGTMNITTGTTVTLSGSGTYIFRPAGALNPAANSTIALVGASACDVFWAPIAATTIGANSTFVGTVIDAAGITIGNTVNWTGRALAYGGTVTADTDTITVPTCVVPPVPGGSVSYTGTINVVKLVVGGTKIVADFPLFINGTPAVSGTTYTLPAQSNMYTISETIDPNYTQTISGDCDSSGVTYLQPAEVLFCIVTNTFKTVPVVVPPLIDVIKVPSPLALPTGSGAVTYTYTLTNIGTVPVSNVTMVGDTCSPITLSSGDVNSDAKLDLTETWIYKCSTTLTETHTNNVVATGWANGISATDVASATVVVGSPTVPPLIHVTKVPNPLSLLAKGGMVTYTEKITNPGTVALSNVKLTDDKCSPMAYISGDTNGDSKLDTTETWTYTCRTNLTKTTTNVAIASGEANGLTVRDLATATVVVAALVPALPNTGYNPVGAYLAVFIVLAIGILAVLNYFFFARKKQTR; translated from the coding sequence ATGAAAAAATTTAAAATGAGTTTAATAGTAACAGTCATTGGTGTCTTGACTGTTTCCTTTGCGCTTGGTCTGAGTGGGCCAATGACTGCGCAGGCAGCAACCTCTCCCTCTTTAGGAGATGCAGCAACTTATGGTGTTTTAGCCGACACTTTTAATTATAATGTTGGGCTGACAACTATTACTGGTGTTGCAGGCACAAGCGTTCTTGGCTATGTTGGGGCATTTCCAGGTGGCGGTGCTTCATTAGTAGTTACTGGTAACACAGAGGTTAATAATGCTGCTAGGACCACGGCAGGCACAGCTCAAAACGCTGCTTTAAATAATGTTGTTGATGGTCTTAATATTCAACCTTGTACATCTATTGGTGCAATTGTTGCTTTAGACGCGATTGATATTGATGGTGCTGGACCTCTTCCTCCTGGAACTTTTACCCCTGGTTGTTATTCCAGTACTGGCACAATGAATATTACTACAGGCACGACAGTAACACTTAGTGGCTCTGGAACTTATATTTTCAGGCCAGCTGGCGCGCTTAATCCAGCAGCCAATTCAACTATTGCATTAGTTGGCGCATCAGCCTGTGATGTTTTTTGGGCTCCAATTGCGGCTACAACTATCGGCGCTAACTCAACTTTCGTAGGAACTGTCATTGATGCTGCCGGTATTACCATCGGTAATACTGTAAATTGGACAGGAAGAGCTTTGGCTTATGGCGGAACAGTTACGGCTGATACAGATACAATTACAGTACCAACCTGCGTAGTTCCGCCTGTACCGGGTGGTTCTGTTTCATACACAGGTACAATTAATGTTGTCAAATTAGTCGTTGGCGGAACCAAGATTGTTGCTGATTTTCCATTGTTTATCAATGGCACTCCAGCTGTTTCTGGTACAACTTATACTTTGCCAGCACAATCTAATATGTATACTATATCTGAAACTATTGATCCTAATTATACTCAAACAATTTCCGGCGATTGTGACTCAAGCGGTGTTACATACCTCCAGCCAGCTGAAGTTCTTTTCTGCATTGTCACTAATACCTTCAAAACAGTGCCTGTAGTTGTCCCGCCTCTAATTGATGTCATTAAAGTCCCTAGTCCTCTAGCTCTGCCAACAGGTTCGGGAGCAGTTACTTATACCTATACTCTTACTAATATTGGCACAGTCCCTGTGTCCAATGTAACCATGGTAGGTGATACTTGCAGTCCAATAACCTTATCTTCCGGCGATGTTAATTCTGATGCCAAACTTGATTTAACTGAAACATGGATATATAAGTGCTCCACTACTCTTACAGAAACTCATACTAATAACGTGGTTGCAACTGGCTGGGCTAATGGCATAAGCGCAACTGATGTTGCCAGTGCTACGGTTGTTGTTGGCTCACCTACAGTGCCCCCATTGATCCACGTGACAAAAGTTCCAAATCCGCTCTCATTGCTGGCCAAAGGTGGAATGGTCACTTATACGGAAAAAATTACTAATCCGGGTACAGTTGCTTTAAGCAATGTTAAGCTCACTGATGATAAGTGCAGTCCGATGGCCTATATTTCTGGCGATACCAATGGTGATTCAAAGCTTGATACCACTGAAACCTGGACTTATACTTGTAGAACCAACTTGACTAAAACTACTACCAATGTTGCTATTGCATCTGGTGAAGCCAATGGCCTGACAGTCAGGGATCTTGCGACTGCTACTGTTGTGGTGGCTGCTTTAGTTCCGGCATTGCCAAATACCGGCTATAATCCAGTAGGAGCTTATTTGGCGGTTTTCATTGTTCTGGCGATTGGAATTCTTGCTGTTTTGAATTATTTTTTCTTTGCGCGAAAAAAACAAACTAGATAA
- a CDS encoding class F sortase: MDNSAILTNSEQAGSRLPVAIAGRPERLIIPGINVDAAVKEVGLTSVGAMDMIKSLNDVAWYELGQRPGDNGTAVFGGHYDGRKNGEVAVFDNLYKLRQGDKIFVEDDQGVTTTFVVRESRRYESHADATDVFVSNDGKAHLNLIACDGVWNKVAKSYSQRLVVFTDRE; the protein is encoded by the coding sequence GTGGACAATAGTGCAATTCTTACAAATTCTGAACAAGCAGGTTCTCGGTTGCCTGTCGCTATTGCAGGCAGGCCAGAGCGTCTTATAATCCCAGGAATAAATGTTGATGCAGCTGTTAAGGAAGTGGGGCTTACTTCTGTTGGAGCAATGGATATGATCAAAAGCTTGAATGATGTAGCATGGTATGAATTGGGGCAGCGCCCGGGGGATAATGGCACTGCTGTTTTTGGCGGACACTATGATGGCAGGAAAAATGGGGAAGTAGCAGTATTTGATAATTTATATAAATTACGACAAGGCGATAAAATATTTGTTGAAGATGATCAGGGGGTGACTACAACTTTCGTAGTGCGTGAAAGCCGAAGGTATGAGTCGCATGCTGACGCTACAGATGTGTTTGTTTCAAATGACGGGAAAGCGCACCTTAACCTTATTGCTTGTGACGGAGTATGGAATAAAGTTGCCAAAAGTTATTCCCAGCGGCTGGTGGTGTTTACTGATAGGGAATAG
- a CDS encoding DUF4870 domain-containing protein, giving the protein MTLPNVNDPQVKKDIEENKLIAAIGYIGILCLIPLLLKPKSQFAKFHGKQGLILVIGELINMIIGIVPVIGWFLAMIGGIALIILSILGILKSLNGEYWEMPYLGEYAKKINI; this is encoded by the coding sequence ATGACATTGCCAAATGTTAATGACCCTCAGGTCAAAAAAGACATTGAGGAAAACAAATTAATTGCAGCTATCGGTTACATCGGGATTTTGTGTTTAATCCCGTTGCTTCTAAAGCCAAAATCTCAGTTTGCTAAATTTCACGGTAAGCAGGGTTTAATTTTAGTTATCGGAGAATTGATTAATATGATCATAGGAATTGTCCCAGTGATTGGCTGGTTTTTGGCCATGATCGGAGGCATTGCTTTAATTATTTTAAGCATCTTGGGAATTTTAAAATCGCTTAACGGTGAATATTGGGAAATGCCGTATTTGGGAGAATATGCGAAGAAGATTAATATTTGA
- a CDS encoding class F sortase, translating to MAKIKRTKKSLKKLKNFKRGAKGRSKQVKRKAKTLGALSTYAKLFFVLAVFAFSLALLFYLIPNRSIQSSSAQPNENAVAPPKQEKASPGLPVRLKIPKIKVDAAVDSVGLTRQGAVGVPKGPLTVAWFNVWPRPGENGNAVITGHYGPWITGQRSVFDNINKLAKGDKLYVKDDKGTTITFVVREIKTYTLKSDASEVFISTDGKSHLNLITCVGTWNKKTKLYSNRLVVFTDRE from the coding sequence ATGGCAAAAATAAAACGAACGAAAAAATCATTAAAAAAATTGAAAAATTTTAAAAGAGGTGCGAAAGGCAGGTCAAAACAAGTTAAAAGAAAAGCAAAAACATTAGGAGCTTTGTCAACGTACGCCAAATTATTTTTTGTCCTTGCTGTCTTTGCCTTTTCACTTGCACTTCTTTTTTATTTGATTCCGAATAGATCAATCCAAAGTAGTTCTGCGCAACCAAATGAAAATGCGGTTGCCCCTCCGAAACAAGAAAAGGCCAGCCCTGGTTTGCCGGTACGTCTTAAAATCCCAAAAATCAAGGTTGATGCTGCTGTTGATTCGGTCGGACTTACGCGTCAGGGAGCAGTTGGAGTGCCAAAGGGACCTTTAACAGTAGCCTGGTTTAATGTCTGGCCGCGTCCTGGAGAAAATGGCAACGCAGTGATTACTGGGCACTATGGCCCTTGGATAACTGGGCAAAGGTCAGTGTTTGATAATATAAATAAATTAGCAAAAGGCGATAAGTTGTATGTTAAAGATGACAAAGGAACAACAATTACTTTTGTGGTGCGGGAAATTAAAACTTACACATTGAAATCAGACGCCTCTGAAGTTTTTATTTCAACTGATGGAAAATCCCATTTAAATCTAATTACTTGCGTTGGCACTTGGAATAAAAAAACAAAGTTGTATTCAAATCGGTTGGTGGTATTTACTGATAGAGAATAA
- a CDS encoding YggT family protein, with translation MENNLKETTPTQGGVTNPVKEKATGSQMAEYLVFFFFGALDILLVFRLILKLTGASITSAFVGFIYGLSGIFILPFVGIFHSGYTQGIETTAVFEPSTLVAIIVYAVLALGIVKLIRIFSREQRAS, from the coding sequence ATGGAAAATAATCTAAAAGAGACAACACCTACCCAAGGAGGCGTCACAAATCCAGTTAAAGAAAAAGCAACTGGTTCTCAGATGGCCGAATATTTAGTTTTTTTCTTTTTTGGAGCGTTGGATATACTCTTAGTTTTCCGGCTTATTCTTAAACTGACAGGAGCAAGTATAACAAGCGCCTTTGTGGGTTTTATCTATGGTTTAAGCGGAATTTTTATTTTGCCTTTTGTAGGAATATTCCACAGCGGGTATACTCAAGGCATAGAAACAACTGCAGTTTTTGAACCGTCAACGCTAGTCGCAATTATTGTGTACGCTGTTTTGGCTTTGGGCATTGTTAAGCTAATACGAATATTTTCCCGCGAACAGCGAGCTTCTTAG
- a CDS encoding O-antigen ligase family protein, with translation MPKFAKTIEYLFYLFIFSLPWQTRWIWHYGSLNGGQSEYLTFSLYATEILLWLILFLTIIYKIKIKDEEAGILNYKILDFYILFGLLVIVSGLSIIWAQDKQVAFYYLIKMLEGLALLIFIINFKLSFKKVGLAIVASGFVQGVLAISQFVSQKVWVSKWLGMAEQLTQTLGTSVVEANGTRWLRAYGSFAHPNILAGCLVVSCLFLVVLLILSKHKWEKVFLWICWPIILAGLFFTFSKSAFLALGIGFLFLSIFIFLSYENKAKIILSQLIGSGFLVLAVLTLFYSQSVFTRINGEERLEQKSMTERTLYFEQAKDLIQANWLKGVGLGNYTLALFNYLPAKQPVWFYQPVHNVYVLAAVELGILGFIIFVLIIINILRKIWDFKIDYNLKLLAIFRNFKSKEIYHHYKNHFFWFLGLTGVLIAILILMAFDHFFWTMWFGIALWWMCLGLWLKGTQINTN, from the coding sequence ATGCCCAAATTCGCCAAAACAATTGAATATCTTTTTTACCTTTTTATTTTTTCTTTACCCTGGCAAACCAGGTGGATTTGGCATTATGGCAGTTTAAATGGGGGGCAAAGCGAATATCTGACTTTTAGTTTGTATGCTACGGAAATTCTGCTTTGGCTGATTTTGTTTTTGACAATAATTTACAAAATTAAAATTAAGGATGAGGAAGCCGGGATTTTAAATTATAAAATTCTGGATTTTTATATTTTATTTGGCTTGTTAGTAATTGTATCGGGCTTATCAATAATTTGGGCTCAAGATAAACAAGTGGCATTTTATTATTTAATAAAAATGCTGGAAGGCTTGGCGCTGCTGATTTTTATTATTAATTTTAAGCTTAGTTTTAAAAAAGTTGGCTTAGCAATTGTCGCCTCTGGTTTTGTCCAGGGAGTTTTAGCAATCTCCCAATTTGTATCTCAAAAAGTTTGGGTTAGCAAATGGCTGGGCATGGCTGAACAGCTGACGCAAACACTCGGGACTTCAGTAGTTGAAGCAAATGGAACAAGATGGTTGCGCGCGTATGGTTCTTTTGCCCATCCTAATATCTTGGCTGGTTGTTTAGTTGTCAGTTGTTTGTTTTTAGTTGTCTTATTAATCTTGTCCAAACACAAATGGGAAAAAGTTTTTTTGTGGATTTGCTGGCCAATAATCTTGGCTGGTTTATTTTTTACTTTTTCCAAAAGCGCATTTTTAGCCTTGGGAATTGGCTTTCTGTTTTTAAGCATATTTATTTTTTTAAGTTATGAAAATAAAGCTAAAATTATTTTGAGCCAGTTAATTGGCAGCGGATTTTTGGTTTTGGCTGTTTTGACTTTATTTTACAGCCAGTCGGTTTTTACGCGTATAAATGGGGAGGAGAGGCTGGAACAAAAATCAATGACTGAACGCACTCTTTATTTTGAACAAGCCAAAGATTTAATTCAGGCCAATTGGCTTAAAGGCGTTGGCTTGGGCAATTATACTTTAGCTTTATTTAATTATTTGCCAGCCAAACAGCCTGTCTGGTTTTATCAGCCTGTACATAATGTTTATGTTTTGGCAGCGGTTGAGCTGGGCATTTTAGGTTTTATAATTTTTGTGTTGATCATTATTAATATTTTAAGAAAAATTTGGGATTTTAAAATTGATTATAATCTGAAATTGCTGGCTATTTTTCGGAATTTTAAATCTAAGGAAATATATCATCACTATAAAAATCATTTTTTCTGGTTTTTGGGTCTTACAGGAGTTTTGATCGCGATTTTAATTTTAATGGCCTTTGATCATTTTTTTTGGACAATGTGGTTTGGGATTGCGTTGTGGTGGATGTGTTTGGGGTTGTGGTTGAAGGGGACACAAATTAACACGAATTGA
- the groL gene encoding chaperonin GroEL (60 kDa chaperone family; promotes refolding of misfolded polypeptides especially under stressful conditions; forms two stacked rings of heptamers to form a barrel-shaped 14mer; ends can be capped by GroES; misfolded proteins enter the barrel where they are refolded when GroES binds), with amino-acid sequence MSKQILYDVKAREALKRGVDKLANTVKITLGPKGRNVVLDKGFGAPTITKDGVTVAKEIELEDKFENIGAELVKEVASKTNDVAGDGTTTATLLAQVMINEGIKNVTAGANPLAIKRGIEKGVVAIIEELKKNISKPIVGNEEIAQVASISANDTEIGKMIAEAMDKVGKDGVVTVEESQGFSMELELVEGMQFDKGYMSAYMITNPDRMEAEYKDCHILITDKKISAVADILPILEKLAEMGKKELVIIAEEVDGEALATLVVNKLRGAFNTLAVKAPGFGDRRKAMLDDIAVLTGGRVISEEVGLKLENVKIEDLGLAAKIVATKENTTIVDGKGDKTAIDERIKQLKKELETSDSDFDKEKLQERLAKLAGGVAVIKVGAATETELKEKKHRIEDALAATKAAVEEGIVPGGGVALLRSRLVLDNTEAEGEEKIGIDILRKSLEEPLKTIAYNAGKDGSVIAEEVKKLTGNNGYNAETDKFEDLVAAGIIDPTKVTRSALQNAASIAAMFLTTEAVVTDLPEKKDEHAHGGGMPDMSGMGMM; translated from the coding sequence ATGAGTAAGCAAATTTTATATGATGTTAAGGCCCGCGAGGCCTTGAAGCGGGGGGTTGATAAATTAGCCAATACAGTCAAAATCACTTTGGGTCCAAAAGGACGCAATGTTGTTCTGGATAAAGGTTTTGGCGCGCCAACAATTACCAAAGACGGAGTGACAGTGGCTAAAGAGATTGAATTAGAAGATAAATTTGAAAACATTGGCGCTGAACTGGTTAAAGAAGTTGCTTCCAAGACAAACGATGTTGCCGGTGATGGAACCACCACAGCGACTTTACTGGCCCAGGTCATGATTAATGAAGGCATTAAAAATGTGACTGCTGGCGCAAATCCTTTGGCCATAAAACGCGGCATTGAGAAAGGTGTGGTAGCAATTATTGAAGAATTAAAGAAAAATATTTCCAAGCCCATAGTTGGCAATGAAGAAATTGCTCAGGTTGCTTCTATTTCTGCCAATGATACGGAAATTGGCAAGATGATTGCTGAAGCAATGGATAAGGTTGGCAAAGATGGCGTGGTCACAGTTGAAGAATCGCAAGGTTTTAGCATGGAGCTGGAATTAGTTGAAGGCATGCAATTTGATAAAGGCTATATGTCTGCTTACATGATTACCAATCCTGATCGCATGGAAGCTGAATATAAAGATTGCCATATTTTAATTACTGACAAAAAAATTTCAGCTGTGGCAGATATTCTGCCTATTTTAGAAAAATTGGCTGAAATGGGCAAAAAGGAACTGGTCATAATCGCTGAAGAAGTTGACGGCGAAGCTTTGGCAACTTTAGTAGTTAATAAATTGCGCGGGGCATTTAATACTCTGGCAGTGAAAGCGCCTGGCTTTGGTGATCGCAGAAAAGCAATGTTAGATGATATCGCTGTTTTAACAGGCGGGCGGGTGATTAGTGAAGAAGTAGGTTTGAAATTAGAAAATGTTAAAATTGAAGATTTGGGCCTGGCTGCAAAAATTGTGGCGACCAAAGAAAACACCACGATTGTTGATGGCAAAGGCGATAAAACAGCCATTGATGAAAGAATTAAACAACTTAAAAAAGAATTAGAAACTTCTGATTCTGATTTTGATAAAGAAAAATTACAAGAACGTTTGGCCAAATTAGCCGGCGGAGTAGCTGTCATTAAAGTCGGTGCTGCCACTGAAACTGAACTTAAAGAAAAGAAACACAGGATTGAAGATGCGCTGGCAGCGACTAAAGCTGCTGTGGAAGAGGGTATTGTGCCAGGCGGCGGAGTCGCTCTTTTACGCAGTCGTTTAGTTTTAGATAATACTGAGGCTGAAGGCGAAGAAAAAATCGGCATTGATATTTTAAGAAAGTCATTGGAAGAGCCGTTAAAAACAATTGCTTACAATGCAGGCAAAGACGGTTCTGTGATTGCTGAAGAGGTTAAAAAATTAACTGGCAATAATGGCTACAATGCTGAAACAGATAAATTTGAGGATTTAGTTGCAGCCGGCATTATTGATCCGACAAAAGTAACTCGATCAGCTCTGCAAAATGCAGCTTCAATAGCAGCCATGTTTTTAACAACCGAAGCAGTAGTGACTGATTTGCCGGAAAAGAAAGATGAACATGCTCATGGCGGCGGTATGCCGGATATGAGCGGAATGGGTATGATGTAA
- a CDS encoding SPFH domain-containing protein: MHRREEYEEEMPRKKGGEVSMDSKRSIASFAGGLIFISLALIIGPFFLKVGWTIQLVLGVFGILGLIIGAILVTIAKLYVKTAADVAFYRTGQGKPKVIIDGGAIVVPVIHEIIQVSLQTMKLEVDRSGQLALICKDYLRADVTAEFYIRVQKDKDGVTAAATTLGRDAMTASTIKDRLMEKLVSALRTVAATMDLNELHQERDKFAAAVQEAVTKDIKPNGLVLETVTISRLDMTDPKNLREDNVFDSQGLKKAASIVQEQKIQRNKIEREAELQITQKDVETRKSVLAQQQDQAFAEADQKAKVANQQALKEKDIQQFKIEQDQAVQTRQVESEKAVQTAQFQKDAELVKQAQAVATAEVTKTQAVDVANREKDVAIADAEAKRAEAQANQRIAEAKAREAQEKVTTAATLEIARRNKDQAVIAAEQEGQQNLIKQQKIADAAAYTKTREAEADKTAAENQAQAQIRLADAGLVAKQKEAEGDRAVKIVPVQVASEQVEVDRKSVEVLTEKLKAQDTYQEAAIKLEIFKAKISAGQVVGVEMAKAFAQFMSKGDFNIFGDPKTLAEMTALFTKGLGISQLLEGMNDGSPELAKLAGTGIAAATAGLEAIKTKAEEVAGKGGKGKGKETPPPEA; this comes from the coding sequence ATGCATAGACGTGAAGAGTATGAGGAAGAAATGCCAAGAAAAAAAGGAGGAGAAGTAAGCATGGACAGTAAGAGGAGCATAGCGTCGTTTGCCGGAGGACTGATTTTCATTTCTCTGGCTCTAATCATCGGTCCGTTTTTTCTCAAGGTGGGCTGGACAATCCAGTTAGTGCTTGGTGTGTTCGGCATTCTGGGTTTGATCATTGGCGCCATTTTGGTGACCATTGCCAAACTCTATGTCAAAACAGCGGCTGATGTGGCTTTTTACCGCACAGGCCAAGGCAAACCCAAAGTGATTATTGACGGTGGTGCGATTGTTGTGCCGGTTATCCATGAGATTATTCAAGTATCGTTGCAAACCATGAAGCTGGAGGTTGATCGCAGCGGTCAGTTGGCATTAATTTGTAAGGATTATTTGCGAGCTGATGTAACAGCTGAATTTTACATCCGCGTGCAAAAGGACAAAGACGGCGTGACAGCTGCAGCCACCACGTTGGGCCGCGACGCCATGACCGCTTCCACGATCAAAGATCGGTTGATGGAAAAATTGGTTTCTGCTTTGCGGACAGTGGCAGCGACCATGGATCTGAATGAACTGCATCAGGAACGCGATAAATTCGCGGCCGCAGTTCAGGAAGCTGTAACCAAAGACATTAAGCCCAACGGCTTGGTCTTGGAAACAGTAACCATTTCCCGGTTGGACATGACTGATCCGAAAAACCTGCGGGAAGATAATGTCTTTGATTCCCAGGGCTTGAAAAAAGCCGCATCCATCGTGCAGGAACAGAAAATCCAGAGGAATAAGATTGAAAGGGAAGCTGAACTGCAAATCACGCAGAAAGACGTTGAAACCAGGAAGAGCGTCTTGGCTCAACAGCAGGATCAGGCTTTTGCCGAGGCAGACCAAAAAGCCAAAGTCGCCAATCAGCAGGCCCTAAAGGAAAAAGATATCCAGCAGTTCAAGATTGAACAGGATCAGGCCGTACAAACGCGCCAAGTGGAAAGCGAAAAGGCAGTCCAGACTGCGCAGTTCCAGAAAGATGCAGAGCTGGTAAAACAAGCTCAAGCAGTTGCTACTGCAGAAGTAACCAAGACTCAGGCAGTTGATGTCGCCAATAGAGAGAAAGATGTTGCGATCGCTGATGCTGAAGCAAAAAGAGCGGAAGCACAAGCGAATCAGCGCATAGCCGAAGCCAAGGCTCGGGAAGCTCAGGAAAAAGTGACGACAGCTGCGACTCTGGAAATTGCCCGGCGCAACAAGGATCAAGCAGTTATTGCAGCCGAGCAGGAAGGTCAGCAAAATCTGATCAAGCAGCAAAAGATTGCTGATGCGGCTGCATACACCAAGACCAGAGAAGCAGAAGCAGATAAAACTGCGGCAGAAAATCAGGCTCAAGCCCAGATTCGTTTGGCTGATGCTGGCTTGGTTGCCAAGCAAAAAGAGGCCGAAGGAGACAGGGCCGTAAAAATCGTACCGGTTCAGGTCGCCTCTGAGCAGGTTGAAGTTGACCGCAAGTCCGTTGAGGTCCTGACTGAAAAACTCAAGGCCCAGGATACGTATCAAGAGGCAGCGATTAAGCTGGAGATCTTTAAAGCCAAAATCTCGGCCGGACAAGTGGTTGGCGTGGAAATGGCCAAGGCCTTTGCTCAATTCATGAGCAAAGGCGACTTCAACATTTTCGGCGATCCCAAAACTCTGGCTGAGATGACCGCACTCTTTACCAAAGGGTTGGGCATCAGTCAGTTGCTCGAAGGCATGAATGATGGCAGTCCTGAGCTGGCAAAGCTGGCCGGAACCGGTATTGCCGCCGCTACCGCCGGACTGGAAGCGATTAAAACTAAGGCCGAGGAAGTCGCAGGCAAAGGAGGGAAAGGCAAGGGTAAAGAAACTCCTCCACCCGAAGCTTAA
- a CDS encoding lmo0937 family membrane protein yields the protein MLLTIAVILIILWLLGLITSYTMGGLIHILLVIAIIIIVVRLIRGEKIF from the coding sequence ATGTTGCTTACAATTGCAGTCATTTTAATCATTCTTTGGCTTCTTGGCTTAATCACTTCTTATACCATGGGAGGATTAATCCACATACTTCTGGTTATTGCGATCATTATAATCGTGGTCCGATTGATCAGAGGAGAAAAGATATTTTAA
- a CDS encoding co-chaperone GroES: protein MYKPLNDHVLIKPINGNEVSKAGIILPDTVDKEKPEKGEVVAVGSGKLLENGSRAPMSVKVGDKVIFKKYSPDELPGDEDLMVIKEEDILAIIQ, encoded by the coding sequence ATGTACAAACCCTTAAACGATCACGTCTTAATCAAGCCAATCAATGGCAATGAAGTTTCCAAGGCCGGCATTATTTTGCCTGACACGGTTGACAAAGAAAAGCCAGAAAAAGGCGAAGTTGTGGCCGTAGGTTCTGGTAAACTTTTGGAAAATGGATCTAGAGCGCCAATGTCTGTTAAAGTCGGGGATAAGGTTATTTTTAAAAAATATTCACCGGACGAACTGCCGGGGGATGAAGATTTGATGGTGATAAAGGAGGAGGATATTCTTGCGATAATTCAATAA